A window of Parasteatoda tepidariorum isolate YZ-2023 unplaced genomic scaffold, CAS_Ptep_4.0 HiC_scaffold_4421, whole genome shotgun sequence genomic DNA:
tttttctgaaatatttatttactctttactttagttttagtagataaaaaaaactatttaaaaaatattatattagtttatattcAGTGTGGTATTTCACAGTCAGTAAATATTCTGTATATAATGTTTAAGTTAACTTGTGAtcttaaagattttcttttaatgtcaaagttttaaaaatatagtttctcaGTTAGTCACAAACACTCAGAAAGTAACTTCATAGTTGACTTGAGCTTAGAGAAAAAACAATCTTAGAGtggtaaattttctgaaaatgtatctcagatatataaaaatatcttgggtgtctaaaaaatcataatatcatCGCAATTAGTAAAATCAggaataaaattcaagaaagttcttacaatattattttaaaaagtatttcttttatgttaatcttttatatgtattactttttttcttaaaatattattcttgtaGAAAAGTGACTACTGAATCAGCTACTGGAAGTACCGGAAGTAATAGAATAAGAACTACTCTTACTATAAGAGTAGAAGATGTTGATTTTGACACACAAGCTTGCATGCTTAGAGTTAAAGGACGAAATATACAAGAAAATCAATTTGTAAAAGTAAGTGCTGCATACGAATATATATGTTCAATTTCTATcgtaaatattttgagtttaatttttttttctttaactaataATTAGATGGGTGCATATCATACTATTGATTTGGAACTCAATCGAAAATTTACCCTCGCAAAATCATGTTGGGATAGCGTTGCACTCGAAAGAATTGGTAAGATAGTCaagtttttttatgtaattcatTGATTATGTATATTgttgtataatatatatgattttataatgttgttGTAATGTgggtctttttttattttatgtcaatgataaaattttcttcagtcAATTTTCTTATCTCATTTTTCTGCTTTACTT
This region includes:
- the LOC107444018 gene encoding protein pelota homolog, yielding KVTTESATGSTGSNRIRTTLTIRVEDVDFDTQACMLRVKGRNIQENQFVKMGAYHTIDLELNRKFTLAKSCWDSVALERIEMACDPAQHADLAAVVMQEGLAHVCLVTSNMTLVRAKIDVNIPRKRKGMCAQHDK